A stretch of Perognathus longimembris pacificus isolate PPM17 chromosome 1, ASM2315922v1, whole genome shotgun sequence DNA encodes these proteins:
- the Grin1 gene encoding glutamate receptor ionotropic, NMDA 1 isoform X3 has translation MSTMRLLTLALLFSCSFARAACDPKIVNIGAVLSTRKHEQMFREAVNQANKRHGAWKIQLNATSVTHKPNAIQMALSVCEDLISSQVYAILVSHPPTPNDHFTPTPVSYTAGFYRIPVLGLTTRMSIYSDKSIHLSFLRTVPPYSHQSSVWFEMMRVYSWNHIILLVSDDHEGRAAQKRLETLLEERESKAEKVLQFDPGTKNVTALLMEARELEARVIILSASEDDAATVYRAAAMLNMTGSGYVWLVGEREISGNALRYAPDGIIGLQLINGKNESAHISDAVGVVAQAVHELLEKENITDPPRGCVGNTNIWKTGPLFKRVLMSSKYADGVTGRVEFNEDGDRKFANYSIMNLQNRKLVQVGIYNGTHVIPNDRKIIWPGGETEKPPGYQMSTRLKIVTIHQEPFVYVKPTLGDGTCKEEFTVNGDPVKKVICTGPNDTSPGNPRHTVPQCCYGFCIDLLIKLARTMNFTYEVHLVADGKFGTQERVNNSNKKEWNGMMGELLSGQADMIVAPLTINNERAQYIEFSKPFKYQGLTILVKKEIPRSTLDSFMQPFQSTLWLLVGLSVHVVAVMLYLLDRFSPFGRFKVNSEEEEEDALTLSSAMWFSWGVLLNSGIGEGAPRSFSARILGMVWAGFAMIIVASYTANLAAFLVLDRPEERITGINDPRLRNPSDKFIYATVKQSSVDIYFRRQVELSTMYRHMEKHNYESAAEAIQAVRDNKLHAFIWDSAVLEFEASQKCDLVTTGELFFRSGFGIGMRKDSPWKQNVSLSILKSHENGFMEDLDKTWVRYQECDSRSNAPATLTFENMAGVFMLVAGGIVAGIFLIFIEIAYKRHKDARRKQMQLAFAAVNVWRKNLQDRKSGRAEADPKKKATFRAITSTLASSFKRRRSSKDTSTGGGRGALQNQKDTVLPRRAIEREEGQLQLCSRHRES, from the exons GCCGTGCTGAGCACCCGCAAGCACGAGCAGATGTTCCGCGAGGCCGTGAACCAGGCCAACAAGCGGCACGGCGCCTGGAAGATCCAGCTCAACGCCACCTCGGTCACCCACAAGCCCAACGCCATCCAGATGGCCCTGTCGGTGTGCGAGGACCTCATCTCCAGCCAG GTCTACGCCATTCTAGTCagtcaccctcccacccccaacgaCCACTTCACTCCCACTCCCGTCTCCTACACAGCCGGCTTCTACCGCATCCCTGTGCTCGGGCTGACCACCCGAATGTCCATCTACTCAGACAAG AGCATCCACCTGAGCTTCCTGCGCACCGTGCCGCCCTACTCCCACCAGTCCAGCGTCTGGTTCGAGATGATGCGCGTGTACAGCTGGAACCACATCATCCTGCTGGTCAGCGACGACCACGAGGGCCGGGCGGCGCAGAAGCGCCTGGAGACGCTGCTGGAGGAGCGCGAGTCCAAG GCTGAAAAGGTTCTGCAGTTCGACCCGGGGACCAAGAACGTGACGGCTCTGCTGATGGAGGCGCGGGAGCTGGAGGCGCGGGTCATCATCCTCTCTGCCAG CGAGGACGACGCCGCCACCGTGTACCGCGCGGCCGCGATGCTGAACATGACGGGCTCCGGATACGTGTGGCTGGTGGGCGAGCGCGAGATCTCGGGGAACGCGCTGCGCTACGCTCCGGACG GCATCATCGGGCTGCAGCTCATCAACGGCAAAAACGAATCGGCCCACATCAGCGACGCGGTGGGCGTGGTGGCCCAGGCGGTGCACGAGCTGCTGGAGAAGGAGAACATCACCGACCCCCCGCGGGGCTGCGTGGGCAACACCAACATCTGGAAGACCGGGCCGCTCTTCAAGag ggtgctcatgtCTTCCAAGTACGCTGATGGAGTGACTGGCCGAGTGGAGTTCAACGAGGACGGGGACCGGAAGTTCGCCAACTACAGCATCATGAACCTGCAGAATCGCAAGCTGGTGCAAGTGGGCATCTACAATGGCACCCAT GTCATCCCTAACGACAGGAAGATCATCTGGccgggaggagagacagagaagccGCCAGGGTACCAGATGTCCACCAGACTAAAG ATCGTGACGATCCACCAGGAGCCCTTCGTGTACGTGAAGCCCACGCTGGGCGACGGGACGTGCAAGGAGGAGTTCACCGTCAACGGCGACCCGGTCAAGAAGGTCATCTGCACGGGGCCCAACGACACTTCCCCGGGCAACC cccgccACACCGTGCCCCAGTGTTGCTATGGCTTCTGCATTGACCTGCTCATCAAGCTGGCGCGGACCATGAACTTCACTTACGAGGTGCACCTGGTGGCGGACGGCAAGTTCGGCACCCAGGAGCGG gtgaacaacagcaacaagaagGAGTGGAATGGCATGATGGGCGAGCTGCTCAGTGGGCAGGCAGACATGATCGTGGCGCCGCTGACCATCAACAACGAGCGCGCGCAGTACATCGAATTCTCCAAGCCCTTCAAGTACCAGGGCCTGACCATTCTGGTCAAAAAG GAAATCCCCCGCAGCACCCTGGACTCGTTCATGCAGCCCTTTCAGAGCACACTGTGGCTCCTGGTGGGGCTGTCCGTGCACGTGGTGGCCGTAATGCTATACCTGCTGGATCGCTTCAg CCCCTTTGGCCGATTCAAGGTGAAtagtgaggaggaagaagaggatgcgCTGACCCTGTCTTCTGCCATGTGGTTCTCCTGGGGTGTCCTGCTCAACTCTGGCATTGGAGAAG GTGCACCCCGAAGCTTCTCTGCCCGCATCCTGGGCATGGTGTGGGCTGGCTTCGCCATGATCATCGTGGCCTCCTACACTGCCAACCTGGCAGCCTTCCTGGTGCTGGACAGGCCCGAGGAACGTATCACAGGCATCAACGACCCACGG CTCAGGAACCCCTCCGACAAGTTCATCTATGCGACCGTGAAGCAGAGCTCTGTGGACATCTACTTCAGGCGGCAGGTGGAGCTGAGCACCATGTACCGGCACATGGAGAAGCACAACTACGAGAGCGCAGCAGAGGCCATCCAGGCTGTGCGGGACAA CAAGCTTCATGCTTTCATCTGGGACTCAGCTGTGCTGGAATTCGAGGCTTCCCAGAAGTGTGACCTGGTGACCACAGGAGAGCTATTCTTCCGCTCCGGCTTTGGCATTGGCATGCGCAAGGACAGCCCCTGGAAACAAAATGTCTCCCTGTCCATACTCAA GTCCCACGAGAACGGCTTCATGGAAGATCTGGACAAGACATGGGTTCGGTACCAGGAGTGCGACTCCCGCAGCAACGCCCCTGCAACCCTCACCTTTGAGAACATGGCAG GGGTCTTCATGTTGGTGGCCGGTGGCATCGTGGCTGGGATCTTCCTGATTTTCATTGAGATCGCCTACAAGAGACACAAGGACGCCCGCAGGAAGCAGATGCAGCTGGCCTTTGCAGCCGTGAACGTGTGGAGGAAGAACCTGCAG GATAGAAAGAGTGGTAGAGCAGAGGCTGACCCTAAAAAGAAAGCCACATTTAGGGCTATCACCTCCACCCTGGCCTCCAGCTTCAAGAGACGTAGGTCCTCCAAAGACACG AGCACCGGGGGTGGACGCGGCGCTTTGCAAAACCAAAAAGACACAGTGCTGCCGCGACGCGCTATTGAGAGGGAGGAGGGCCAGCTGCAGCTGTGTTCCCGTCATAGGGAGAGCTGA
- the Grin1 gene encoding glutamate receptor ionotropic, NMDA 1 isoform X4: MSTMRLLTLALLFSCSFARAACDPKIVNIGAVLSTRKHEQMFREAVNQANKRHGAWKIQLNATSVTHKPNAIQMALSVCEDLISSQVYAILVSHPPTPNDHFTPTPVSYTAGFYRIPVLGLTTRMSIYSDKSIHLSFLRTVPPYSHQSSVWFEMMRVYSWNHIILLVSDDHEGRAAQKRLETLLEERESKAEKVLQFDPGTKNVTALLMEARELEARVIILSASEDDAATVYRAAAMLNMTGSGYVWLVGEREISGNALRYAPDGIIGLQLINGKNESAHISDAVGVVAQAVHELLEKENITDPPRGCVGNTNIWKTGPLFKRVLMSSKYADGVTGRVEFNEDGDRKFANYSIMNLQNRKLVQVGIYNGTHVIPNDRKIIWPGGETEKPPGYQMSTRLKIVTIHQEPFVYVKPTLGDGTCKEEFTVNGDPVKKVICTGPNDTSPGNPRHTVPQCCYGFCIDLLIKLARTMNFTYEVHLVADGKFGTQERVNNSNKKEWNGMMGELLSGQADMIVAPLTINNERAQYIEFSKPFKYQGLTILVKKEIPRSTLDSFMQPFQSTLWLLVGLSVHVVAVMLYLLDRFSPFGRFKVNSEEEEEDALTLSSAMWFSWGVLLNSGIGEGAPRSFSARILGMVWAGFAMIIVASYTANLAAFLVLDRPEERITGINDPRLRNPSDKFIYATVKQSSVDIYFRRQVELSTMYRHMEKHNYESAAEAIQAVRDNKLHAFIWDSAVLEFEASQKCDLVTTGELFFRSGFGIGMRKDSPWKQNVSLSILKSHENGFMEDLDKTWVRYQECDSRSNAPATLTFENMAGVFMLVAGGIVAGIFLIFIEIAYKRHKDARRKQMQLAFAAVNVWRKNLQDRKSGRAEADPKKKATFRAITSTLASSFKRRRSSKDTQYHPTDISGPLNLSDPSVSTVV, from the exons GCCGTGCTGAGCACCCGCAAGCACGAGCAGATGTTCCGCGAGGCCGTGAACCAGGCCAACAAGCGGCACGGCGCCTGGAAGATCCAGCTCAACGCCACCTCGGTCACCCACAAGCCCAACGCCATCCAGATGGCCCTGTCGGTGTGCGAGGACCTCATCTCCAGCCAG GTCTACGCCATTCTAGTCagtcaccctcccacccccaacgaCCACTTCACTCCCACTCCCGTCTCCTACACAGCCGGCTTCTACCGCATCCCTGTGCTCGGGCTGACCACCCGAATGTCCATCTACTCAGACAAG AGCATCCACCTGAGCTTCCTGCGCACCGTGCCGCCCTACTCCCACCAGTCCAGCGTCTGGTTCGAGATGATGCGCGTGTACAGCTGGAACCACATCATCCTGCTGGTCAGCGACGACCACGAGGGCCGGGCGGCGCAGAAGCGCCTGGAGACGCTGCTGGAGGAGCGCGAGTCCAAG GCTGAAAAGGTTCTGCAGTTCGACCCGGGGACCAAGAACGTGACGGCTCTGCTGATGGAGGCGCGGGAGCTGGAGGCGCGGGTCATCATCCTCTCTGCCAG CGAGGACGACGCCGCCACCGTGTACCGCGCGGCCGCGATGCTGAACATGACGGGCTCCGGATACGTGTGGCTGGTGGGCGAGCGCGAGATCTCGGGGAACGCGCTGCGCTACGCTCCGGACG GCATCATCGGGCTGCAGCTCATCAACGGCAAAAACGAATCGGCCCACATCAGCGACGCGGTGGGCGTGGTGGCCCAGGCGGTGCACGAGCTGCTGGAGAAGGAGAACATCACCGACCCCCCGCGGGGCTGCGTGGGCAACACCAACATCTGGAAGACCGGGCCGCTCTTCAAGag ggtgctcatgtCTTCCAAGTACGCTGATGGAGTGACTGGCCGAGTGGAGTTCAACGAGGACGGGGACCGGAAGTTCGCCAACTACAGCATCATGAACCTGCAGAATCGCAAGCTGGTGCAAGTGGGCATCTACAATGGCACCCAT GTCATCCCTAACGACAGGAAGATCATCTGGccgggaggagagacagagaagccGCCAGGGTACCAGATGTCCACCAGACTAAAG ATCGTGACGATCCACCAGGAGCCCTTCGTGTACGTGAAGCCCACGCTGGGCGACGGGACGTGCAAGGAGGAGTTCACCGTCAACGGCGACCCGGTCAAGAAGGTCATCTGCACGGGGCCCAACGACACTTCCCCGGGCAACC cccgccACACCGTGCCCCAGTGTTGCTATGGCTTCTGCATTGACCTGCTCATCAAGCTGGCGCGGACCATGAACTTCACTTACGAGGTGCACCTGGTGGCGGACGGCAAGTTCGGCACCCAGGAGCGG gtgaacaacagcaacaagaagGAGTGGAATGGCATGATGGGCGAGCTGCTCAGTGGGCAGGCAGACATGATCGTGGCGCCGCTGACCATCAACAACGAGCGCGCGCAGTACATCGAATTCTCCAAGCCCTTCAAGTACCAGGGCCTGACCATTCTGGTCAAAAAG GAAATCCCCCGCAGCACCCTGGACTCGTTCATGCAGCCCTTTCAGAGCACACTGTGGCTCCTGGTGGGGCTGTCCGTGCACGTGGTGGCCGTAATGCTATACCTGCTGGATCGCTTCAg CCCCTTTGGCCGATTCAAGGTGAAtagtgaggaggaagaagaggatgcgCTGACCCTGTCTTCTGCCATGTGGTTCTCCTGGGGTGTCCTGCTCAACTCTGGCATTGGAGAAG GTGCACCCCGAAGCTTCTCTGCCCGCATCCTGGGCATGGTGTGGGCTGGCTTCGCCATGATCATCGTGGCCTCCTACACTGCCAACCTGGCAGCCTTCCTGGTGCTGGACAGGCCCGAGGAACGTATCACAGGCATCAACGACCCACGG CTCAGGAACCCCTCCGACAAGTTCATCTATGCGACCGTGAAGCAGAGCTCTGTGGACATCTACTTCAGGCGGCAGGTGGAGCTGAGCACCATGTACCGGCACATGGAGAAGCACAACTACGAGAGCGCAGCAGAGGCCATCCAGGCTGTGCGGGACAA CAAGCTTCATGCTTTCATCTGGGACTCAGCTGTGCTGGAATTCGAGGCTTCCCAGAAGTGTGACCTGGTGACCACAGGAGAGCTATTCTTCCGCTCCGGCTTTGGCATTGGCATGCGCAAGGACAGCCCCTGGAAACAAAATGTCTCCCTGTCCATACTCAA GTCCCACGAGAACGGCTTCATGGAAGATCTGGACAAGACATGGGTTCGGTACCAGGAGTGCGACTCCCGCAGCAACGCCCCTGCAACCCTCACCTTTGAGAACATGGCAG GGGTCTTCATGTTGGTGGCCGGTGGCATCGTGGCTGGGATCTTCCTGATTTTCATTGAGATCGCCTACAAGAGACACAAGGACGCCCGCAGGAAGCAGATGCAGCTGGCCTTTGCAGCCGTGAACGTGTGGAGGAAGAACCTGCAG GATAGAAAGAGTGGTAGAGCAGAGGCTGACCCTAAAAAGAAAGCCACATTTAGGGCTATCACCTCCACCCTGGCCTCCAGCTTCAAGAGACGTAGGTCCTCCAAAGACACG CAGTACCATCCCACTGATATCTCGGGCCCGCTCAACCTCTCAGATCCCTCGGTCAGCACCGTGGTGTGA
- the Grin1 gene encoding glutamate receptor ionotropic, NMDA 1 isoform X7 encodes MSTMRLLTLALLFSCSFARAACDPKIVNIGAVLSTRKHEQMFREAVNQANKRHGAWKIQLNATSVTHKPNAIQMALSVCEDLISSQVYAILVSHPPTPNDHFTPTPVSYTAGFYRIPVLGLTTRMSIYSDKSIHLSFLRTVPPYSHQSSVWFEMMRVYSWNHIILLVSDDHEGRAAQKRLETLLEERESKAEKVLQFDPGTKNVTALLMEARELEARVIILSASEDDAATVYRAAAMLNMTGSGYVWLVGEREISGNALRYAPDGIIGLQLINGKNESAHISDAVGVVAQAVHELLEKENITDPPRGCVGNTNIWKTGPLFKRVLMSSKYADGVTGRVEFNEDGDRKFANYSIMNLQNRKLVQVGIYNGTHVIPNDRKIIWPGGETEKPPGYQMSTRLKIVTIHQEPFVYVKPTLGDGTCKEEFTVNGDPVKKVICTGPNDTSPGNPRHTVPQCCYGFCIDLLIKLARTMNFTYEVHLVADGKFGTQERVNNSNKKEWNGMMGELLSGQADMIVAPLTINNERAQYIEFSKPFKYQGLTILVKKEIPRSTLDSFMQPFQSTLWLLVGLSVHVVAVMLYLLDRFSPFGRFKVNSEEEEEDALTLSSAMWFSWGVLLNSGIGEGAPRSFSARILGMVWAGFAMIIVASYTANLAAFLVLDRPEERITGINDPRLRNPSDKFIYATVKQSSVDIYFRRQVELSTMYRHMEKHNYESAAEAIQAVRDNKLHAFIWDSAVLEFEASQKCDLVTTGELFFRSGFGIGMRKDSPWKQNVSLSILKSHENGFMEDLDKTWVRYQECDSRSNAPATLTFENMAGVFMLVAGGIVAGIFLIFIEIAYKRHKDARRKQMQLAFAAVNVWRKNLQSTGGGRGALQNQKDTVLPRRAIEREEGQLQLCSRHRES; translated from the exons GCCGTGCTGAGCACCCGCAAGCACGAGCAGATGTTCCGCGAGGCCGTGAACCAGGCCAACAAGCGGCACGGCGCCTGGAAGATCCAGCTCAACGCCACCTCGGTCACCCACAAGCCCAACGCCATCCAGATGGCCCTGTCGGTGTGCGAGGACCTCATCTCCAGCCAG GTCTACGCCATTCTAGTCagtcaccctcccacccccaacgaCCACTTCACTCCCACTCCCGTCTCCTACACAGCCGGCTTCTACCGCATCCCTGTGCTCGGGCTGACCACCCGAATGTCCATCTACTCAGACAAG AGCATCCACCTGAGCTTCCTGCGCACCGTGCCGCCCTACTCCCACCAGTCCAGCGTCTGGTTCGAGATGATGCGCGTGTACAGCTGGAACCACATCATCCTGCTGGTCAGCGACGACCACGAGGGCCGGGCGGCGCAGAAGCGCCTGGAGACGCTGCTGGAGGAGCGCGAGTCCAAG GCTGAAAAGGTTCTGCAGTTCGACCCGGGGACCAAGAACGTGACGGCTCTGCTGATGGAGGCGCGGGAGCTGGAGGCGCGGGTCATCATCCTCTCTGCCAG CGAGGACGACGCCGCCACCGTGTACCGCGCGGCCGCGATGCTGAACATGACGGGCTCCGGATACGTGTGGCTGGTGGGCGAGCGCGAGATCTCGGGGAACGCGCTGCGCTACGCTCCGGACG GCATCATCGGGCTGCAGCTCATCAACGGCAAAAACGAATCGGCCCACATCAGCGACGCGGTGGGCGTGGTGGCCCAGGCGGTGCACGAGCTGCTGGAGAAGGAGAACATCACCGACCCCCCGCGGGGCTGCGTGGGCAACACCAACATCTGGAAGACCGGGCCGCTCTTCAAGag ggtgctcatgtCTTCCAAGTACGCTGATGGAGTGACTGGCCGAGTGGAGTTCAACGAGGACGGGGACCGGAAGTTCGCCAACTACAGCATCATGAACCTGCAGAATCGCAAGCTGGTGCAAGTGGGCATCTACAATGGCACCCAT GTCATCCCTAACGACAGGAAGATCATCTGGccgggaggagagacagagaagccGCCAGGGTACCAGATGTCCACCAGACTAAAG ATCGTGACGATCCACCAGGAGCCCTTCGTGTACGTGAAGCCCACGCTGGGCGACGGGACGTGCAAGGAGGAGTTCACCGTCAACGGCGACCCGGTCAAGAAGGTCATCTGCACGGGGCCCAACGACACTTCCCCGGGCAACC cccgccACACCGTGCCCCAGTGTTGCTATGGCTTCTGCATTGACCTGCTCATCAAGCTGGCGCGGACCATGAACTTCACTTACGAGGTGCACCTGGTGGCGGACGGCAAGTTCGGCACCCAGGAGCGG gtgaacaacagcaacaagaagGAGTGGAATGGCATGATGGGCGAGCTGCTCAGTGGGCAGGCAGACATGATCGTGGCGCCGCTGACCATCAACAACGAGCGCGCGCAGTACATCGAATTCTCCAAGCCCTTCAAGTACCAGGGCCTGACCATTCTGGTCAAAAAG GAAATCCCCCGCAGCACCCTGGACTCGTTCATGCAGCCCTTTCAGAGCACACTGTGGCTCCTGGTGGGGCTGTCCGTGCACGTGGTGGCCGTAATGCTATACCTGCTGGATCGCTTCAg CCCCTTTGGCCGATTCAAGGTGAAtagtgaggaggaagaagaggatgcgCTGACCCTGTCTTCTGCCATGTGGTTCTCCTGGGGTGTCCTGCTCAACTCTGGCATTGGAGAAG GTGCACCCCGAAGCTTCTCTGCCCGCATCCTGGGCATGGTGTGGGCTGGCTTCGCCATGATCATCGTGGCCTCCTACACTGCCAACCTGGCAGCCTTCCTGGTGCTGGACAGGCCCGAGGAACGTATCACAGGCATCAACGACCCACGG CTCAGGAACCCCTCCGACAAGTTCATCTATGCGACCGTGAAGCAGAGCTCTGTGGACATCTACTTCAGGCGGCAGGTGGAGCTGAGCACCATGTACCGGCACATGGAGAAGCACAACTACGAGAGCGCAGCAGAGGCCATCCAGGCTGTGCGGGACAA CAAGCTTCATGCTTTCATCTGGGACTCAGCTGTGCTGGAATTCGAGGCTTCCCAGAAGTGTGACCTGGTGACCACAGGAGAGCTATTCTTCCGCTCCGGCTTTGGCATTGGCATGCGCAAGGACAGCCCCTGGAAACAAAATGTCTCCCTGTCCATACTCAA GTCCCACGAGAACGGCTTCATGGAAGATCTGGACAAGACATGGGTTCGGTACCAGGAGTGCGACTCCCGCAGCAACGCCCCTGCAACCCTCACCTTTGAGAACATGGCAG GGGTCTTCATGTTGGTGGCCGGTGGCATCGTGGCTGGGATCTTCCTGATTTTCATTGAGATCGCCTACAAGAGACACAAGGACGCCCGCAGGAAGCAGATGCAGCTGGCCTTTGCAGCCGTGAACGTGTGGAGGAAGAACCTGCAG AGCACCGGGGGTGGACGCGGCGCTTTGCAAAACCAAAAAGACACAGTGCTGCCGCGACGCGCTATTGAGAGGGAGGAGGGCCAGCTGCAGCTGTGTTCCCGTCATAGGGAGAGCTGA
- the Grin1 gene encoding glutamate receptor ionotropic, NMDA 1 isoform X8, with protein MSTMRLLTLALLFSCSFARAACDPKIVNIGAVLSTRKHEQMFREAVNQANKRHGAWKIQLNATSVTHKPNAIQMALSVCEDLISSQVYAILVSHPPTPNDHFTPTPVSYTAGFYRIPVLGLTTRMSIYSDKSIHLSFLRTVPPYSHQSSVWFEMMRVYSWNHIILLVSDDHEGRAAQKRLETLLEERESKAEKVLQFDPGTKNVTALLMEARELEARVIILSASEDDAATVYRAAAMLNMTGSGYVWLVGEREISGNALRYAPDGIIGLQLINGKNESAHISDAVGVVAQAVHELLEKENITDPPRGCVGNTNIWKTGPLFKRVLMSSKYADGVTGRVEFNEDGDRKFANYSIMNLQNRKLVQVGIYNGTHVIPNDRKIIWPGGETEKPPGYQMSTRLKIVTIHQEPFVYVKPTLGDGTCKEEFTVNGDPVKKVICTGPNDTSPGNPRHTVPQCCYGFCIDLLIKLARTMNFTYEVHLVADGKFGTQERVNNSNKKEWNGMMGELLSGQADMIVAPLTINNERAQYIEFSKPFKYQGLTILVKKEIPRSTLDSFMQPFQSTLWLLVGLSVHVVAVMLYLLDRFSPFGRFKVNSEEEEEDALTLSSAMWFSWGVLLNSGIGEGAPRSFSARILGMVWAGFAMIIVASYTANLAAFLVLDRPEERITGINDPRLRNPSDKFIYATVKQSSVDIYFRRQVELSTMYRHMEKHNYESAAEAIQAVRDNKLHAFIWDSAVLEFEASQKCDLVTTGELFFRSGFGIGMRKDSPWKQNVSLSILKSHENGFMEDLDKTWVRYQECDSRSNAPATLTFENMAGVFMLVAGGIVAGIFLIFIEIAYKRHKDARRKQMQLAFAAVNVWRKNLQQYHPTDISGPLNLSDPSVSTVV; from the exons GCCGTGCTGAGCACCCGCAAGCACGAGCAGATGTTCCGCGAGGCCGTGAACCAGGCCAACAAGCGGCACGGCGCCTGGAAGATCCAGCTCAACGCCACCTCGGTCACCCACAAGCCCAACGCCATCCAGATGGCCCTGTCGGTGTGCGAGGACCTCATCTCCAGCCAG GTCTACGCCATTCTAGTCagtcaccctcccacccccaacgaCCACTTCACTCCCACTCCCGTCTCCTACACAGCCGGCTTCTACCGCATCCCTGTGCTCGGGCTGACCACCCGAATGTCCATCTACTCAGACAAG AGCATCCACCTGAGCTTCCTGCGCACCGTGCCGCCCTACTCCCACCAGTCCAGCGTCTGGTTCGAGATGATGCGCGTGTACAGCTGGAACCACATCATCCTGCTGGTCAGCGACGACCACGAGGGCCGGGCGGCGCAGAAGCGCCTGGAGACGCTGCTGGAGGAGCGCGAGTCCAAG GCTGAAAAGGTTCTGCAGTTCGACCCGGGGACCAAGAACGTGACGGCTCTGCTGATGGAGGCGCGGGAGCTGGAGGCGCGGGTCATCATCCTCTCTGCCAG CGAGGACGACGCCGCCACCGTGTACCGCGCGGCCGCGATGCTGAACATGACGGGCTCCGGATACGTGTGGCTGGTGGGCGAGCGCGAGATCTCGGGGAACGCGCTGCGCTACGCTCCGGACG GCATCATCGGGCTGCAGCTCATCAACGGCAAAAACGAATCGGCCCACATCAGCGACGCGGTGGGCGTGGTGGCCCAGGCGGTGCACGAGCTGCTGGAGAAGGAGAACATCACCGACCCCCCGCGGGGCTGCGTGGGCAACACCAACATCTGGAAGACCGGGCCGCTCTTCAAGag ggtgctcatgtCTTCCAAGTACGCTGATGGAGTGACTGGCCGAGTGGAGTTCAACGAGGACGGGGACCGGAAGTTCGCCAACTACAGCATCATGAACCTGCAGAATCGCAAGCTGGTGCAAGTGGGCATCTACAATGGCACCCAT GTCATCCCTAACGACAGGAAGATCATCTGGccgggaggagagacagagaagccGCCAGGGTACCAGATGTCCACCAGACTAAAG ATCGTGACGATCCACCAGGAGCCCTTCGTGTACGTGAAGCCCACGCTGGGCGACGGGACGTGCAAGGAGGAGTTCACCGTCAACGGCGACCCGGTCAAGAAGGTCATCTGCACGGGGCCCAACGACACTTCCCCGGGCAACC cccgccACACCGTGCCCCAGTGTTGCTATGGCTTCTGCATTGACCTGCTCATCAAGCTGGCGCGGACCATGAACTTCACTTACGAGGTGCACCTGGTGGCGGACGGCAAGTTCGGCACCCAGGAGCGG gtgaacaacagcaacaagaagGAGTGGAATGGCATGATGGGCGAGCTGCTCAGTGGGCAGGCAGACATGATCGTGGCGCCGCTGACCATCAACAACGAGCGCGCGCAGTACATCGAATTCTCCAAGCCCTTCAAGTACCAGGGCCTGACCATTCTGGTCAAAAAG GAAATCCCCCGCAGCACCCTGGACTCGTTCATGCAGCCCTTTCAGAGCACACTGTGGCTCCTGGTGGGGCTGTCCGTGCACGTGGTGGCCGTAATGCTATACCTGCTGGATCGCTTCAg CCCCTTTGGCCGATTCAAGGTGAAtagtgaggaggaagaagaggatgcgCTGACCCTGTCTTCTGCCATGTGGTTCTCCTGGGGTGTCCTGCTCAACTCTGGCATTGGAGAAG GTGCACCCCGAAGCTTCTCTGCCCGCATCCTGGGCATGGTGTGGGCTGGCTTCGCCATGATCATCGTGGCCTCCTACACTGCCAACCTGGCAGCCTTCCTGGTGCTGGACAGGCCCGAGGAACGTATCACAGGCATCAACGACCCACGG CTCAGGAACCCCTCCGACAAGTTCATCTATGCGACCGTGAAGCAGAGCTCTGTGGACATCTACTTCAGGCGGCAGGTGGAGCTGAGCACCATGTACCGGCACATGGAGAAGCACAACTACGAGAGCGCAGCAGAGGCCATCCAGGCTGTGCGGGACAA CAAGCTTCATGCTTTCATCTGGGACTCAGCTGTGCTGGAATTCGAGGCTTCCCAGAAGTGTGACCTGGTGACCACAGGAGAGCTATTCTTCCGCTCCGGCTTTGGCATTGGCATGCGCAAGGACAGCCCCTGGAAACAAAATGTCTCCCTGTCCATACTCAA GTCCCACGAGAACGGCTTCATGGAAGATCTGGACAAGACATGGGTTCGGTACCAGGAGTGCGACTCCCGCAGCAACGCCCCTGCAACCCTCACCTTTGAGAACATGGCAG GGGTCTTCATGTTGGTGGCCGGTGGCATCGTGGCTGGGATCTTCCTGATTTTCATTGAGATCGCCTACAAGAGACACAAGGACGCCCGCAGGAAGCAGATGCAGCTGGCCTTTGCAGCCGTGAACGTGTGGAGGAAGAACCTGCAG CAGTACCATCCCACTGATATCTCGGGCCCGCTCAACCTCTCAGATCCCTCGGTCAGCACCGTGGTGTGA